One region of Duncaniella freteri genomic DNA includes:
- a CDS encoding ABC transporter ATP-binding protein, with translation MTTIQPETIISLRDISQRWDNRTVLDNINFDVHQGDFIAITGPNGGGKNHTAPHHTEIAKTHSRHSHIYARWGTYKKSFIRLPATEKHD, from the coding sequence ATGACTACCATTCAGCCTGAAACCATAATATCGCTCCGCGACATATCTCAACGCTGGGACAACCGCACGGTGCTGGATAACATAAATTTCGATGTGCATCAGGGTGATTTCATAGCTATAACAGGACCTAACGGTGGCGGAAAAAACCACACTGCTCCGCATCATACTGAAATTGCTAAAACCCACAGCAGGCACAGTCACATATATGCACGATGGGGCACCTATAAAAAATCTTTCATTAGGCTACCTGCCACAGAAAAACATGATTGA
- the fmt gene encoding methionyl-tRNA formyltransferase gives MTKKDLRIVFLGTPEFAVESLEAIINNGYNVVGVVTMPDKPAGRGHKMYQSPVKECAIKHGIKVMQPVRLKDQVFIDELQALKADLFVVIAFRMLPEIVWSMPPMGTFNLHASLLPRYRGAAPINRAVMNGDTETGVTTFFLKHEIDTGDIIQQERVDIFPTDNVGDVHDRLMHLGARLTVETIDAIVSGTLTTIPQDQLTGDTEPTPAPKIFKEDCEIHWNEPAEKIHNHVRGLSPYPAAWSTLISDSKEVGAIKIFETQILNGSAPSSPGEISIDGDRLTVGTGTCKIEILSLQAPGKRRVTTAEYLRGAHLSDPKFK, from the coding sequence ATGACAAAGAAAGATCTCCGCATTGTGTTTCTCGGCACTCCAGAGTTTGCCGTGGAAAGCCTTGAGGCTATTATAAATAACGGTTACAACGTTGTCGGCGTCGTGACAATGCCTGACAAACCAGCAGGCAGAGGACATAAGATGTACCAGTCTCCGGTAAAGGAATGCGCCATCAAGCACGGAATCAAGGTGATGCAACCTGTAAGACTAAAGGATCAGGTCTTCATTGACGAACTGCAAGCCCTGAAAGCCGACCTGTTTGTTGTGATAGCTTTCCGCATGCTTCCGGAAATAGTATGGTCCATGCCTCCGATGGGGACTTTCAACCTTCACGCGTCCCTCCTCCCTCGCTACAGAGGAGCCGCACCTATCAACAGGGCTGTAATGAATGGGGACACAGAGACCGGCGTCACCACGTTCTTCCTGAAACACGAAATCGACACCGGCGACATAATCCAACAAGAACGCGTAGACATATTTCCGACCGACAATGTTGGTGACGTACACGACCGTCTGATGCATCTTGGCGCACGGCTCACAGTCGAGACCATCGATGCCATTGTGTCAGGCACACTCACCACCATACCACAGGACCAACTCACAGGCGACACCGAACCGACTCCGGCACCCAAAATATTCAAAGAGGACTGCGAGATCCATTGGAACGAACCAGCCGAGAAGATTCATAACCATGTGAGAGGACTCTCCCCTTACCCGGCTGCATGGAGCACTCTCATCTCAGACAGCAAAGAGGTCGGCGCAATAAAGATTTTCGAGACTCAGATACTGAACGGCTCTGCCCCATCCTCTCCCGGAGAAATATCCATCGATGGGGACAGGCTCACAGTGGGAACCGGCACATGCAAAATAGAGATATTATCACTCCAGGCTCCCGGCAAACGACGCGTGACAACAGCCGAATACCTACGTGGAGCACACCTGTCCGACCCAAAATTCAAATAA
- the mtgA gene encoding monofunctional biosynthetic peptidoglycan transglycosylase — protein sequence MIKRVRKFVIWLMIFFFGSTVLSVVVFRYVPVFVTPLMVIRALSPEGTERQMERERHWHHHWVSGDDISPWMSKAVVASEDANFYSHSGFDFKEIRKAIDENRNGKRQRGASTISQQTAKNVFLWPGHSWLRKGLEAYFTVLIELFWSKDRIMEVYLNSIEMGAGIYGVEAAARYYFNTSASKLSKRQSILIAVSLPAPLRFDPANPSRYIQRRVRTISKYI from the coding sequence ATGATAAAAAGGGTCCGCAAGTTCGTGATATGGCTGATGATATTCTTCTTTGGCAGCACAGTGTTATCGGTGGTGGTATTCCGTTATGTCCCGGTTTTTGTGACACCGCTTATGGTGATAAGGGCTTTGAGTCCTGAAGGTACCGAGAGGCAGATGGAGCGTGAACGTCACTGGCATCATCACTGGGTGAGCGGTGATGACATCTCTCCATGGATGTCAAAGGCTGTAGTTGCCTCGGAGGATGCCAATTTCTACAGTCATTCCGGATTTGATTTCAAGGAGATCAGGAAGGCGATTGATGAAAACCGTAATGGTAAACGGCAGAGGGGTGCGAGCACAATATCTCAACAGACAGCTAAAAATGTGTTCCTATGGCCGGGTCACAGTTGGTTGCGCAAGGGGCTTGAAGCATATTTTACAGTTCTTATAGAGCTTTTCTGGTCTAAGGACCGTATTATGGAGGTGTATCTCAACAGTATAGAGATGGGTGCTGGTATATACGGTGTAGAGGCGGCTGCACGTTATTATTTCAATACATCCGCTTCCAAGTTATCCAAGCGTCAGAGCATACTTATAGCTGTGAGCCTTCCTGCTCCTCTAAGGTTTGATCCAGCTAACCCTTCGAGATACATACAACGCCGGGTCCGTACAATAAGCAAATATATTTGA
- a CDS encoding SprT-like domain-containing protein: MRPTIEYIEKRFDEYNSQMFGGHLPRIPIKLSDARTFLGQFVSKIRTLPDGSREYYDFELRISTRISLPQRTIDDTIIHEMIHYFIHYNHLPDRTPHGPIFRSIMNGINASYGRNITISHRITPEEKSEAISRPIWHIIAVMHFNSPTKKIGIKVLPRNAQKVIAYCNHVSRSPEIDRIELYLHNDPYFNRYPTSATLRYHATTHSDLMPHLCGARLLTIHADTLAYAK; encoded by the coding sequence ATGCGACCGACCATTGAGTATATTGAAAAACGGTTTGACGAATACAACAGCCAGATGTTCGGCGGACATCTCCCACGCATCCCGATAAAACTGAGTGACGCCAGGACCTTTCTTGGGCAATTTGTCTCCAAGATACGCACATTGCCTGACGGAAGTCGTGAATATTACGATTTCGAACTACGCATAAGCACACGTATCAGCCTTCCGCAAAGAACAATCGACGACACCATAATCCATGAGATGATACACTATTTCATCCACTACAACCACCTTCCTGACCGCACCCCGCATGGCCCGATATTCCGGTCAATAATGAACGGAATAAATGCTTCATACGGCAGGAACATAACCATCTCACACCGAATCACCCCAGAAGAAAAATCAGAGGCTATCTCTCGCCCGATATGGCATATAATAGCCGTGATGCATTTCAATAGTCCCACAAAAAAAATCGGAATAAAAGTGCTGCCAAGGAATGCTCAAAAAGTCATAGCATACTGCAACCATGTAAGTCGCTCCCCAGAAATAGACCGGATCGAATTATACCTACACAATGATCCGTATTTCAACCGATATCCGACATCAGCCACCCTACGTTATCACGCGACCACCCATTCCGACCTAATGCCACACCTCTGCGGAGCACGCCTCCTCACAATACATGCCGACACACTTGCTTATGCCAAATAG
- a CDS encoding metal ABC transporter solute-binding protein, Zn/Mn family, giving the protein MKSHNYIFSLIIAIITAAWIATGCAGGPAEQRIVTVSIEPQRYMLEQITGDRVQVRSLLTEGANPETYDPSVTHMFNLGNSLGYLRIGNIGFEAAIIDKISEANPDLPIFDTSEGVIPILGTHSHGGHSHTVVDPHTWSSVKNAKIIARNMLAAMEKIDPSNKAYYRRNYDNFAARLDSIDNEITARLAPHKGDSFIVWHPSLSYFARDYGLNQVVVGGSEHKESSIADLKESIDTARKRGASIFFFQKDFDSRQVSAINSELDAHEVTINPMTYNWENELLKIADAIAEAPTVRHEASAAH; this is encoded by the coding sequence ATGAAATCCCATAATTACATATTCTCATTGATAATAGCGATAATAACAGCAGCATGGATCGCCACAGGATGTGCCGGCGGACCTGCTGAACAACGCATTGTCACTGTAAGCATAGAGCCACAGCGTTATATGCTTGAACAGATCACAGGAGACCGTGTGCAGGTGAGAAGCCTCCTTACCGAAGGCGCAAACCCTGAGACATACGATCCGTCCGTGACACATATGTTCAATCTTGGCAACTCACTCGGATACCTTAGGATAGGTAATATCGGATTTGAGGCGGCTATAATCGACAAGATAAGCGAGGCAAATCCCGATCTACCCATATTTGACACATCAGAAGGTGTCATCCCCATACTCGGAACCCATTCTCATGGCGGCCACAGCCATACGGTCGTGGATCCTCACACATGGTCGTCAGTCAAAAACGCCAAAATAATCGCACGCAACATGCTTGCCGCAATGGAGAAAATAGATCCGTCCAACAAGGCATATTACCGTCGAAACTATGACAACTTCGCGGCGCGGCTCGACTCTATCGACAATGAGATAACAGCTCGACTCGCTCCACACAAGGGAGATTCTTTCATTGTATGGCATCCGTCACTAAGCTATTTCGCACGCGATTACGGACTCAACCAGGTAGTAGTCGGAGGTTCCGAGCATAAAGAAAGCTCCATAGCCGACCTCAAGGAATCCATCGATACTGCACGCAAACGCGGAGCTTCTATATTTTTCTTCCAGAAAGATTTCGACAGCCGCCAGGTGTCAGCCATAAACTCGGAACTGGATGCCCACGAAGTCACCATCAACCCAATGACGTATAATTGGGAGAATGAACTCCTTAAAATTGCCGATGCTATAGCTGAAGCTCCGACTGTAAGACACGAGGCATCTGCCGCACATTGA
- a CDS encoding glycosyltransferase — translation MKALMFGWEFPPHILGGLGTASYGLTKGMWECGDMDITFVIPKPHGDEERHFANIIGMSQVPICWRDVNREYVQGRIGNVMDPDFYFRLRDHIYADFNYMRTNDLGCIEFSGRYPDNLVEEINNYSICAGVIARTIDYDVIHSHDWLTYPAGIHAKQVSGKPLVIHVHATEFDRSRGKPNPTVFGIEKDGMNYADHIITVSNLTRDTVIHNYGIDPAKVTTVHNAVTPLTPEQLNVPEHKSKDKVVTFLGRITMQKGPEYFVEAAAKVLKNNPNVRFVMAGSGDMMNKMILLAAERGISDRFHFPGFQRGSQVYEMLKASDVYVMPSVSEPFGISPLEAMQMGVPSIISKQSGCAEILTNVIKTDYWDIDAMADAINSIVTYPAMYTQLREDGLNEVNQITWDKAGRKVIDIYNKVLGR, via the coding sequence ATGAAAGCATTAATGTTCGGGTGGGAATTTCCACCTCACATCCTCGGCGGTCTCGGCACCGCCAGCTACGGTCTCACTAAGGGCATGTGGGAGTGTGGCGACATGGATATCACCTTTGTCATACCCAAGCCCCACGGTGACGAGGAGCGTCACTTCGCCAATATTATCGGAATGTCGCAAGTGCCCATATGCTGGCGCGACGTCAACCGTGAATATGTACAGGGACGCATCGGCAACGTCATGGACCCGGATTTCTACTTCCGTCTGCGTGACCACATCTACGCCGACTTCAACTATATGCGCACCAACGATCTGGGATGCATCGAATTCTCAGGCCGCTACCCCGACAACCTTGTAGAAGAGATCAACAACTACTCCATATGTGCAGGAGTCATAGCCCGCACCATCGACTATGACGTGATCCACTCTCACGACTGGCTCACATATCCCGCCGGAATCCATGCCAAGCAGGTATCGGGCAAGCCGCTTGTGATCCACGTCCATGCCACAGAATTTGACCGTTCACGAGGGAAACCCAATCCCACCGTTTTCGGCATCGAGAAGGACGGCATGAACTATGCCGACCACATCATAACGGTAAGCAATCTTACCCGCGACACTGTGATTCACAACTACGGCATCGACCCGGCAAAGGTAACGACCGTTCACAATGCCGTGACACCTCTTACCCCCGAGCAGCTCAATGTGCCGGAACACAAATCGAAGGACAAGGTGGTAACGTTCCTCGGTCGCATCACCATGCAGAAAGGTCCGGAATATTTCGTGGAAGCTGCTGCAAAGGTGCTCAAGAACAATCCTAACGTCCGATTCGTGATGGCAGGAAGTGGCGATATGATGAACAAGATGATACTCCTTGCTGCTGAGCGAGGAATATCCGACCGCTTCCATTTCCCAGGATTCCAGAGAGGAAGCCAGGTGTACGAAATGTTAAAAGCATCCGATGTATATGTGATGCCATCAGTGTCAGAACCTTTCGGCATATCACCCCTTGAGGCCATGCAGATGGGAGTGCCATCCATCATCTCCAAACAGAGCGGATGTGCCGAAATCCTCACAAACGTCATCAAGACCGACTATTGGGATATCGACGCAATGGCTGACGCCATCAACTCTATCGTCACATATCCGGCAATGTACACCCAGCTTCGAGAGGACGGACTCAACGAAGTCAACCAGATCACCTGGGATAAGGCAGGAAGGAAAGTGATAGATATATACAACAAGGTGCTCGGTCGATGA
- a CDS encoding metal ABC transporter ATP-binding protein, whose protein sequence is MLKPTAGTVTYMHDGAPIKNLSLGYLPQKNMIDSRFPITVEEVIASGLLGDSIRKEDAKKRIADTVRLMGLEQHTSKSIGALSGGQQQRALLGRAIISHPRVLVLDEPLSYVDKIFEQYIYDLVAQLSESTTILLVSHEMSTIAGMANRHLIIDHTLHECHSSHHHVHYDCDDCQAQSE, encoded by the coding sequence TTGCTAAAACCCACAGCAGGCACAGTCACATATATGCACGATGGGGCACCTATAAAAAATCTTTCATTAGGCTACCTGCCACAGAAAAACATGATTGACTCACGGTTTCCCATAACCGTAGAGGAGGTAATCGCATCCGGACTGCTTGGCGACAGCATAAGAAAAGAAGATGCAAAAAAACGTATTGCCGATACCGTAAGGCTCATGGGGCTGGAACAACATACCTCAAAAAGCATCGGAGCACTCTCCGGAGGACAACAGCAACGCGCCTTACTTGGCAGAGCCATAATATCCCACCCGAGAGTGCTCGTACTTGATGAGCCGCTCAGCTATGTCGATAAAATATTTGAACAGTACATATATGACCTTGTGGCACAGCTCTCAGAATCGACCACCATACTGCTCGTGTCGCATGAGATGTCGACTATTGCCGGGATGGCAAACCGACATCTGATAATAGACCATACACTTCACGAGTGTCATTCGTCCCATCATCACGTCCATTACGACTGTGACGATTGCCAAGCACAATCAGAATGA
- a CDS encoding DUF5024 domain-containing protein, translating to MTRTLFISLILCLLAPIASYAQGSISNIVESIEDSNQVSNVMYREKRDPRTRKVVRSTRLIVFSDAKLAKRLISAIKKERPNAVNYQANNERNSAVYCIDFNDNKGNFSRYSLIQEGGKRWTLSVETSYTDPKRNRNQQRRQ from the coding sequence ATGACACGTACCCTCTTCATATCACTCATTCTCTGTCTCCTCGCACCTATTGCTTCCTATGCCCAAGGCTCTATATCCAATATCGTAGAGTCAATTGAGGACAGCAATCAGGTGAGCAATGTCATGTATCGCGAAAAGCGCGACCCAAGAACGCGAAAAGTGGTCAGATCAACCCGCCTCATAGTGTTCTCGGACGCAAAACTTGCCAAACGCCTAATCTCAGCAATAAAAAAAGAACGCCCCAATGCTGTGAACTACCAGGCAAACAATGAAAGAAATTCTGCTGTGTACTGCATAGATTTCAACGACAACAAAGGCAACTTCTCACGCTACTCTCTGATTCAGGAAGGAGGGAAACGCTGGACCCTTTCAGTCGAGACCTCATATACCGATCCAAAACGCAATCGCAACCAGCAACGAAGACAATAA
- a CDS encoding RNA polymerase sigma factor yields MNRKEFEAIAPSIRESIIRMTRRLAPDNTDTGFPDDVAQDTLLKLWTQRDRLDSYRSIEALAMTIARNRAIDLLRSEKSGYHVSLDDYDSPDSGPSPDESLEATEAENRLTHIMASLPSAQQALIRMRHIEEMDIDDIANVTGSTPGAIRVALSRARNHIKELFLQQDI; encoded by the coding sequence ATGAACCGAAAAGAGTTTGAAGCGATAGCACCTTCAATAAGGGAAAGCATCATCAGAATGACCCGCAGGCTTGCTCCTGACAACACCGATACGGGTTTTCCTGACGATGTGGCTCAGGACACCCTTTTAAAGCTTTGGACCCAACGCGACCGTCTGGATTCATACCGAAGCATAGAGGCACTCGCCATGACAATCGCACGCAACCGTGCGATAGATCTGCTGAGAAGTGAAAAGAGCGGATATCACGTGAGCCTCGACGACTATGACTCCCCCGACAGCGGCCCATCCCCAGATGAATCGCTCGAAGCCACCGAGGCCGAGAACCGACTCACACATATAATGGCATCTCTTCCGTCAGCCCAACAAGCCCTCATAAGGATGAGGCACATCGAAGAGATGGATATAGATGACATCGCAAATGTAACAGGCTCGACACCTGGGGCAATCAGAGTTGCACTATCTCGCGCACGAAATCACATAAAAGAATTATTTTTACAACAGGATATCTGA
- a CDS encoding glycoside hydrolase family 57 protein codes for MKAICFYFQIHQPFRLKRYRFFDIGNDHYYYDDFANDDIITRIAERSYIPAAQSLLKMIETTKGAFKCAISITGTALEQFELYVPEFIDLLKKLAATGCVEFLAETYAHSLASLADPEEFANQVKVHDDKIKELFGQSPKVLRNTELIYCDDLAPQILEMGYKGVITEGAKHILGWKSPNYVYSAASAPKLKIMLKNDKFSSDISDRFANTSWDEYPLTADKYISWIASTPEDQQIINLFMNLEVFGDFQPRETGIFQFLEALPRFAAEKGIEFWTPSTAVSKLKAVDSLPVLHPISWADEARDTSAWLGNKLQKEAFDKLYSVSERVRLCEDRRLKQDWYYLQAADHFFYMSTKNMHDGSVHSQFSPYDTPFDAFTNYMNVLADFIVRVEAQYPMSIDNEELSSLLTTIRNQEREIETLNKEAESMRKNIEHFNEEHLLREKETEKPAAPKTRKTASKTKKETEPKKVTAKKATAKKKAE; via the coding sequence ATGAAAGCTATCTGCTTCTATTTTCAGATTCACCAGCCATTCCGTCTGAAGAGATACCGTTTCTTCGACATAGGCAACGACCACTATTACTATGATGACTTCGCCAACGACGATATCATCACCCGCATAGCCGAGCGCAGCTATATACCGGCAGCCCAAAGCCTGCTCAAGATGATTGAGACCACCAAAGGAGCATTCAAATGCGCAATCTCAATCACCGGCACAGCACTCGAACAATTCGAGCTATACGTGCCCGAATTCATTGACTTACTCAAGAAACTCGCAGCCACAGGATGTGTGGAATTTCTCGCCGAGACCTATGCCCACTCACTCGCATCACTCGCTGATCCTGAAGAGTTTGCCAATCAGGTAAAAGTTCATGACGACAAAATCAAAGAGCTTTTCGGACAGTCGCCTAAAGTGTTACGCAACACCGAGCTGATATATTGCGACGATCTCGCCCCTCAGATACTTGAGATGGGCTATAAAGGCGTGATCACCGAAGGAGCCAAGCACATACTTGGATGGAAGTCTCCCAACTATGTATATTCAGCGGCATCAGCCCCGAAACTGAAAATCATGCTGAAGAACGACAAGTTCTCAAGCGACATCTCCGACCGCTTCGCCAACACATCCTGGGACGAATATCCTCTGACTGCCGACAAATACATCTCATGGATAGCATCGACTCCGGAGGACCAACAGATCATCAACCTGTTCATGAATCTTGAAGTGTTCGGTGACTTCCAGCCACGCGAGACAGGAATATTCCAGTTCCTTGAAGCCCTCCCGCGCTTCGCTGCTGAAAAGGGCATCGAATTCTGGACCCCTTCTACAGCAGTAAGCAAGCTCAAGGCTGTGGACTCTCTGCCGGTGCTCCACCCCATCAGCTGGGCTGACGAAGCACGCGATACCAGCGCATGGCTTGGAAACAAACTTCAGAAAGAAGCTTTCGATAAACTCTACAGCGTAAGTGAGCGCGTGCGTCTATGCGAGGACCGCCGTCTGAAACAGGACTGGTATTATCTCCAGGCTGCCGATCATTTCTTCTACATGTCTACAAAAAACATGCATGACGGTTCGGTACATTCGCAATTCTCGCCATATGACACACCATTCGATGCATTCACCAACTACATGAATGTGCTTGCCGACTTCATTGTTCGCGTAGAAGCCCAGTACCCCATGAGCATCGACAACGAAGAACTCTCCTCGCTCCTGACCACCATACGCAATCAGGAGCGCGAGATTGAGACACTCAACAAGGAAGCAGAATCAATGCGCAAGAATATCGAGCACTTTAACGAGGAACACCTGCTCCGCGAAAAAGAGACCGAGAAACCCGCTGCGCCCAAGACGAGAAAAACAGCCTCAAAAACAAAAAAAGAGACTGAGCCCAAGAAAGTAACTGCAAAGAAAGCTACAGCAAAGAAAAAAGCTGAATAA
- a CDS encoding glycogen debranching enzyme N-terminal domain-containing protein: MSYLKFDKNLMINLEQSLPKEMLRTNQAGAYHCTTIVDCNTRKQHGLLVVPIPEMGNSWHVMLSSLDETVYQHGAPFNLGLHRYSGGVMSPNGHKYIREFDCESVPRTTYRVGGVILTKEKIFISNENRILIRYTLVEAHSATTLRFRPVLAFREANELCIANDTLNTEIPEIDNGVSACLYKGYPRLFMQFSHKPSWTYDPHWYNGFEYVKDLERGVPYTEDLWVPGYFEVPIKKGESIIFSAGLSEVSPRSLARMYEKEIAQRTCRTSFFNCLKNAVKQCYLKDHESMYLLSGYPWGKTLARNTFMALPGATIAINHREDFEKIMSTALKALRNFMKTGELDRRIMGIDLPDNPLWAVWALQQYAKAYSREEASAKYLSDIRAILDYILANKHPLLHIDSDNGMVSTDGTVKPMSWMNASLGGRPIIPRTGYLVEFNALWYNALIFATRLTQGDEQAKYQAAADKMAEPFVHTFLNDYGYLYDYVNGTYADPSVRPNMAIAIGLDYSPLDRRQRKRILDIVTRELLTPKGLRTLSPKSFGYRPNYLGSPEDREIALHNGPSRPWLIGFYSDAYLKVFGMSGVSYIDRMLIGFEDEMTQGCIGSLSQLYDANPPYVGRGAISHVTNVAEVLRTLTTLKKFIMD; this comes from the coding sequence ATGAGCTATCTTAAATTTGATAAGAACCTCATGATTAACCTGGAGCAATCCTTACCCAAGGAGATGCTTCGCACTAATCAAGCTGGAGCATATCACTGCACAACGATAGTTGACTGCAACACCCGCAAACAGCACGGATTGCTTGTAGTGCCTATTCCTGAAATGGGCAATTCGTGGCATGTGATGTTGTCATCACTCGACGAGACAGTGTACCAGCATGGGGCCCCTTTCAACTTAGGGCTGCATCGCTACAGCGGTGGTGTCATGAGCCCCAACGGACACAAGTATATAAGAGAATTTGACTGTGAGAGCGTACCACGGACCACATATCGCGTGGGCGGAGTGATTCTGACCAAAGAAAAGATCTTCATCTCCAATGAGAACCGCATTCTCATACGTTACACACTTGTAGAGGCACACTCAGCCACCACCCTGCGTTTCCGCCCTGTGCTTGCATTCCGTGAAGCAAACGAACTGTGCATAGCAAACGACACACTCAACACAGAGATACCGGAAATCGACAATGGAGTGTCGGCATGCCTGTATAAAGGCTATCCGCGCCTGTTCATGCAGTTCTCCCATAAGCCGTCATGGACCTATGATCCGCACTGGTACAATGGCTTCGAATATGTCAAGGACCTTGAACGCGGTGTGCCATACACCGAGGACCTTTGGGTGCCCGGATACTTCGAGGTTCCCATCAAGAAAGGAGAAAGCATCATCTTCTCAGCCGGGCTAAGCGAAGTATCCCCACGATCACTTGCCAGAATGTACGAAAAAGAGATCGCACAGCGCACATGCCGCACCTCATTCTTCAACTGCCTTAAGAACGCAGTCAAGCAATGCTACCTCAAGGATCATGAAAGCATGTATCTGCTGTCAGGCTATCCATGGGGGAAAACTCTCGCCCGCAACACATTTATGGCACTCCCCGGAGCCACTATCGCCATCAATCACCGCGAGGATTTCGAGAAAATCATGTCGACAGCGCTCAAGGCTCTCCGCAATTTCATGAAAACCGGCGAACTTGACCGGCGCATCATGGGGATCGACCTTCCTGACAACCCTTTATGGGCTGTGTGGGCTCTACAGCAATACGCCAAGGCCTATTCTCGCGAAGAAGCTTCAGCAAAATATCTCAGCGACATCCGTGCGATACTCGACTATATACTTGCCAACAAGCATCCGCTCCTGCACATAGACTCCGACAACGGAATGGTGAGCACCGACGGCACCGTAAAGCCTATGTCGTGGATGAATGCCTCACTTGGAGGGCGTCCAATCATTCCTCGCACAGGATACCTTGTTGAATTCAACGCATTGTGGTACAATGCTCTCATCTTCGCCACACGACTCACCCAAGGTGACGAGCAAGCCAAGTATCAGGCAGCAGCCGACAAGATGGCAGAACCATTTGTCCACACATTTCTCAACGACTACGGATATCTGTACGACTATGTAAACGGCACATATGCCGATCCGTCAGTCCGTCCCAACATGGCTATCGCTATCGGACTCGACTACAGCCCGCTTGACCGCCGTCAGCGCAAGCGTATTCTCGACATTGTGACACGTGAGCTCCTCACTCCAAAAGGACTGCGCACCTTATCTCCAAAAAGCTTCGGCTATCGCCCCAACTACCTCGGTTCGCCTGAAGACCGCGAGATAGCCCTGCACAACGGACCGTCCCGTCCATGGCTCATCGGATTCTATTCCGATGCATACCTCAAAGTGTTTGGCATGAGTGGCGTAAGCTATATCGACCGTATGCTCATCGGCTTTGAGGACGAGATGACTCAAGGCTGTATCGGATCACTCTCCCAGCTCTATGACGCCAATCCTCCATACGTAGGACGCGGTGCCATAAGCCATGTGACCAATGTGGCAGAAGTGTTGCGCACGCTCACCACTCTCAAAAAATTCATAATGGACTAA